The genomic window GTGAGGACGTCGCGGAAGACGATGGGAAAAGGGTTGGAACAGCGGGCTTTGGCGATGAGAACTTGCGATCAGACTTCACGTTGGATGCAAGCCAGAAGGAGTCTATCCCACCAAGTCTGACCTTCGCGTTGTGAACCTCCTTAGGGTGGGCATACCCCTTGCTGCTTTCAGCCTCCTCGGAAACCTCGGTGACAATGGCGCCGTCGTGATCAACGAGCTGGCGAACGCGGTAGACTGAACTTGGTGATCCTGACATCAGTTACTCTTTCCAAGGGCGGAACCTGCCCTGCGTATTCTTCCTGCGCGGCTGTCGAAGATGGCCCGTCCCCTCGATGAGGGCGATGCCGTGAAGCTGTCGATCCAGGGCGTCCCCTTTCCATCACTCCGTTCGATGGGGACCAATGCGGAGAGGCGCGACACGTCCTCTGGCATCACCGGATAGGTGTAGATCCAGTTCCCGCCACGTAGGACCGGTCCCGCGTTGCAAGCCGACCGTCCAGCGGCCCATTCGGCCCAACTCGATGGCAAGGAAACGCGAGACGCGACTGCAGAGAGCGCGCGGCCGTCATAGCGGAAGAGTTTGCGCCGCATCCGTGCATGGTGGGCCATGATGGCAATCGACGGAGAGGAGAAGTTTTCGGCATCCTCGCCTGGCACCACAGATCTATAAAGAAAGGGCCTCTTCCCCTCGTTCCTTTCGAGCCGATAGAGGCCGTTCGGCATCTCCTCGTGGAAGTTCGCCGCAAAGAAACCTCGGGCGTCCTCGAACCGCGCGACGACGTGGTATCCGTGGGCGTCGTGCTTGTCGCCCTTGACAGGTACCGCTTTAGCTTTCGCCGAGCGCTCCGCGAGTTCAATGCGGTCGATGAAGTCGCGCTGGCTTTCCGCAGACGGCGTTCGGACGAAGAACCGCGGGAGCGACCATCGCGAGATGCCGTGGTGGACTTCCACCACTCCCCCTGCGGCTGACGACGCGGTCCGAAGGCGCTCCACGAAAGCAATGGGGGCTGGGCCGTAGATCATCGTTGCATCCGTCCCGATCGTTTGCAGCGAAGGTGCGCACTGAAGGAGCCGCCGAGCCGGGAAATTCCTCACCAGCGTCAGGTCGAACCATCCGGCATCTGCGAACGTCCGGAGTATGTCCCACTCTCGCGGCGCCGAGGACGGCCCGGAGAGTCCGCGCCGAACGATTTCCAGCGCATCAACGAGAGCCAGCCCCCTCGCCGTCCGCGCATAAAGGGCCTCTGCAATGCTCGTCATTTCGTCACAGGTTTCCAGACGCTCTCCCACCCATGGGCGAAGGACTGTATCGACGCTGGGAACGGTGCCACGATAGAACTGATCCTCGCCGACGTCGCGGAAGTGATCGAACATCAGCCTTCGGTTTCGAGGCGTCTCGACCGCTCTTGGCACAAGCATCGTGTTATGGATCTTGCCTTCAGCCTGCGCGGTGGCCGTTCCCGCGTAGACCCCAGAAGGAAAGGCCAAGCCATCCGAAACTCGAGCCATATCGATTTCGTCGCCAGCCAGTGAAACTTTCGCTGTCGTCCCATTAGGGAGAGAGAGGATCGGCGTGAATGGCGAGCGCCCAAGATAGGCTCCCCCGACCCTGATCCCGTCACGCCAGCCGATCGCCCGGCGAGCGCCTTGCGGAGAGATTGTCGAAACCGCCGCGCGGTTCCTGAAGTTGGCCAGCACCCAGTGAGCATTGATGTCGTCGTAAGACGATATTGCACCGTCGTCGCATTCCACGAGGCGCGAGCGCCGCAGCAGGATGAGGCTCGACTCTTGAGTGCTCGTCGCCTTGGCACGGCCCCAACCAAGATCCTCCATCATGACAGCGCCGCCCTTGATCGCCTTGGCGATAGCATCAGGAACGAACTTCCGAGCGTCTTCCGGTTGACGAAGAGCCCTGCGCTCACCCGCGGGCGACACCCTGAACAGCTCATGATCGCCGAAATCGCCTCTCACGATCAGCAAGTCTTCAAGCGCCGTATACTCCGCTACGAAGTTATACCATGCCCTCCAGAAGGTCGTTTCCATGTACTCGCGGCCGCCTCGACGCCAGGAACTCTCGAAGAGGCGGAAGTTGTACGCGAACGACGGCATGGTCTCCGTTATCAAATCACGCGTCGTGGTGATCGCGCGGGACACTTCCATCGGGTCGAGAAGCTTGTGTTGCCCTATGATCTGACGCAGGCGTTTGAAGGCCGCCTTGTCGCGCAAGGTCGGAAACGCGATGCGGAGGGTGCGGCCGATCTGCGAATGCGGATGAATGCCCGGAAGATCGAGTTCGATCCCATGCTCTCTCGACAGGTAGGCCTGCAAGTGGTCCCACATCGGGTTGAGGCCGCGCATGACAGCGCCAAGGAAATTGATCCCCGTATGCCGTCCGAGCATCTCGCGAAAATCGGTGTCTTCTTCTTCCCGAAGCTTCGACGTCTGCATCCAGCAGACGAAGGTGAGAATGCGCATGTAATCCGGCGACTTAAACGAAAGTGGCGGATAGTCGCCTGCCAGAAGAGCCTTCAAACGCGAGATACCAGAGATGTTCGCCACGAAACGATCGTGCATTTCGGCGATATCCGCAGCGTCGAAAATCTCGATCAAAGCGTCGTCGTCGACCGACACGCTCCCGATCGGCCCGAGACTGCCAGGCTCGAGAAAAAATCTCTCGAGGAATATCCCCTCCAACTCCGACAAAGTTCCCCCTACCCCGTCCTGTCCTCACTTACCTAAGGTCGAATACCATCCCCGTCGGCGCAACCGAAGTTATTGCTCTGCGCGCTGTTCGTCCCCAGTTCCGATTGCTTCCAGCTTCCCGAGCCAATGAAGAACGAGATGCGGCCCTCGGACAGGATCGATGTCGGCCAGATCGGAATCTTCGAACGCAAGCCGGGCGAACTGTGGAAGGCCGCCGGGTTTCCCGAACCGGATGGCGTCCTCGTCGTCCAGGATTTCCATCGCAGGCAGACCTGCCACCTGCTTCTGGATCAACTGGCCGTGCAGGAGCTTCGTCCGGGCACGCAGATAGCGAACCGGAGCATCGAGCTCGAGCGATCCAGATCGGGAGCCGACAACCGCGAGGATCTGGACGATTGCCCGGTCGATGGCATCGACGTCGTCCTGCTTCACGAGCGGGAAAGCCACAGTGCCCGCAGGCACCGTCTGCCGCCGCTGAGTGTCGTAGACCTTGACGATGTCCTGATCGACGAACCGATCACGGTTGACGCGCCACTCGTCACGGCGTCGGTAGCGAAGTGGCATGTCTTCCTTGAGCCGATACCCGTTCGCAGTAACCGCATCGGCTGCAATCGGCTCACCCCAGCCAGCTGGCCAGTAAGTTCCACCGCCGTATCCATCCTTGGATCGAGCGGAGTCGTTCTTCTTGTTCGTGAAGCGCTTCACCATGTTCGGCAGCTTCTTCCCGCTCTCCAACGCTGCCGCCGTGATCCGAGCTGGAACGCCCCTTTCGCCCGACAGCAGGTGCTGGACAAGCTGCATCATGAAGTACGGGGGCACCGCGTTGCCGACCTGGCGGTACTGGGCGTCTCTCGGACCGAGGAACTCGAAGGAGTCTCTGAAACCCTGCAGACGGGCGCCTTCTCGAACAGTCAAAGCGCGGTCGTGGATCGGATGCGTGAAGCAGCCGGACGTCACGTTGTTGAACCCCGCCGAGATCGTATAGGCGGGTGAGGCCTCATGAAGGCGACCATAGAGGGTCGCGTAATCGGTAAGGCGGACGCGTCGAAAGCGATCTGGAAGCAGTTCCGGCGGTATATCCTTCCAGGAGCCGCCCTGCGGCACGGTCGCGACGCGCTTCCGGTTTATTTCGGACAGGTTGCTGGAGTGCTGGTTCGGCGCGTATCCGTCTCCATCCCGCACGAACGACTGGAAACGCGTGGGACGGCCACGGGCGGACAGCTTTGCCACCGCCCTGCTGTCGACCTCGCCAGACGCCAGATCGGCAATGGCTTCGCTGACGGAAACGTACTCCCTCAGTTCGCCCTTCTTCAACGGCGCATGGGTGTGACGGGGGAAGGTCGGCGGAACCTCGTCGACCGTGGCGATGAGGATAAAGCGGTTTCGAAGCTGCGGCAGCCCATAGTCGGCCATGTTCACGACGTCGGCGAAGACGTGGTAGCCGCGCTCCTTGAACAGTTTGAAAAGCTCTCTCACGATCACGAGGTTGCGGCCATAGACCACGCCCGGCACGTTCTCCATAACGACGTGGCGCGGTCTCCGGCCTGCGGCGGTGAAGCCGTCGAGCAAACGAATGAAGTGCACGAACAGCGCATTCCGCGGGTCCTCGAGATGGAAGAGACCCATCGTGCTCACTGCCTGGCAGGTTGGTCCCGCGAAGAACCAGTCGATCTTCTCGATCCCGGCACGCTCCACAACATCGGACGCCGAGACCAGTGAAACGTCACAGCAGTCGACCACAGCTTGCGGGTGAGCATTCGCGAAGGTCTTCGTGGCGTTCTTATTGATGTCGAGCGCCCATTTCACTTCGAGATCGGGGATAGCTGCGGCAGCTCCGGCCGACATCCCGCCGCAGCCGGAATAGAGATCGATTGCAGTCTGGCCCATGATTCTCCCCACGATTTCGGCAAGTCTAGCAGTGCAAAACGCACGCATCGATAGCAATTAGACCTTGCCCAGAACTATTTTTCGGAGCGTTTAC from Rhizobium sp. Pop5 includes these protein-coding regions:
- a CDS encoding DNA cytosine methyltransferase, giving the protein MRAFCTARLAEIVGRIMGQTAIDLYSGCGGMSAGAAAAIPDLEVKWALDINKNATKTFANAHPQAVVDCCDVSLVSASDVVERAGIEKIDWFFAGPTCQAVSTMGLFHLEDPRNALFVHFIRLLDGFTAAGRRPRHVVMENVPGVVYGRNLVIVRELFKLFKERGYHVFADVVNMADYGLPQLRNRFILIATVDEVPPTFPRHTHAPLKKGELREYVSVSEAIADLASGEVDSRAVAKLSARGRPTRFQSFVRDGDGYAPNQHSSNLSEINRKRVATVPQGGSWKDIPPELLPDRFRRVRLTDYATLYGRLHEASPAYTISAGFNNVTSGCFTHPIHDRALTVREGARLQGFRDSFEFLGPRDAQYRQVGNAVPPYFMMQLVQHLLSGERGVPARITAAALESGKKLPNMVKRFTNKKNDSARSKDGYGGGTYWPAGWGEPIAADAVTANGYRLKEDMPLRYRRRDEWRVNRDRFVDQDIVKVYDTQRRQTVPAGTVAFPLVKQDDVDAIDRAIVQILAVVGSRSGSLELDAPVRYLRARTKLLHGQLIQKQVAGLPAMEILDDEDAIRFGKPGGLPQFARLAFEDSDLADIDPVRGPHLVLHWLGKLEAIGTGDEQRAEQ